A portion of the Sphaerochaeta pleomorpha str. Grapes genome contains these proteins:
- a CDS encoding NifU family protein — MEEKVKKAIEDIRPSLQNDGGDIEFISLVGNDVTVRLKGACAGCPMSQMTLKNGVERYLRNFVDPKLTVVNNTDL; from the coding sequence ATGGAAGAAAAAGTCAAAAAGGCAATAGAGGATATCAGACCCTCTTTGCAGAATGACGGAGGCGATATTGAATTCATCAGCTTGGTCGGCAATGACGTTACGGTCCGTCTGAAAGGCGCATGCGCAGGCTGCCCGATGTCCCAGATGACCTTGAAAAACGGTGTTGAACGATATCTCAGAAACTTCGTCGACCCCAAACTTACGGTTGTCAACAATACTGATCTTTAG
- the gyrA gene encoding DNA topoisomerase (ATP-hydrolyzing) subunit A: MRTSYLNYAMSVIVSRALPDVRDGLKPVHRRILFDMYEMGLRANTSYKKCARIVGDVLGKYHPHGDASVYDALVRLAQDFSLRYPVVNPQGNFGSIDGDPAAAMRYTEAKMSRIGEEMMFDIQKETVDFGPNYDDSLQEPTVLPASFPFLLANGSSGIAVGMATNMAPHNLQEICDAICAVIENPDITIDELMEYIKGPDFPSGAIICGMKGIKDAFTTGRGKIVMRSCYEIETHDRGHDQLVFTEIPYQVNKADLVKKIDDLRKDGAIPSISTVRDESDRKGIRIVIELKMGSEPMVTLNQLFARTALQTNFNVNSLALVDGRPRLLTLKEMLVYYIRHREEVVTRRARYDLRKAQERAHILRGLKIGLDNIDEVIRIIKESNDNTVAAEHLMGRFGLDLLQAQAIIDMKLGRLSHLETSKILEELGDLEQKIAYYQDLLSDEKKILKVVESETRAMPGSLAPKDHRLTKILREEIGQSTLEDFIKDEEVVVLISNKGFAKRIPSEEYEAHGRAGKGTRTTKLQDGDFVDHMFVASTHEYVMFVTNAGKAYYTKVFEIPEASKTAKGTSIKNILQVDTTEKITSIISFKEFSEDTYLMMATRHGVIKKVSLNNFRNAKTRGIIALNLDEGDELLQCEFVQEGDEVMLITKNGQGLRFSQSDVRAMGRASHGVRGIRLLGKDEVAGLLKVDFNKRILMVTENGQGKQVTFDSFSVHGRGTQGQKIYRIGGKASCIVGALAVNDENDVVCVTLMGQTLRIHVNHISIQGRNASGVKVVTMKSAKDCIVAIASTSGEDDDNPEDVEKAFETDSIPGVVEEIDSTPETE; this comes from the coding sequence ATGCGTACTTCGTATCTAAACTATGCTATGTCCGTAATAGTGAGCCGTGCTTTGCCTGATGTTCGTGACGGCTTGAAGCCTGTTCACAGAAGAATTCTCTTTGATATGTATGAAATGGGCCTCAGGGCGAACACCAGTTACAAGAAGTGTGCCCGTATCGTAGGTGACGTTTTAGGTAAGTATCACCCGCATGGTGATGCTTCGGTCTATGACGCCCTTGTGCGCCTTGCCCAGGATTTTTCCCTCAGGTACCCAGTGGTAAACCCCCAGGGGAACTTCGGTTCCATCGACGGCGACCCTGCAGCAGCAATGCGATATACCGAAGCCAAGATGAGTAGGATTGGCGAGGAGATGATGTTCGACATACAGAAAGAAACTGTCGATTTTGGGCCCAACTATGATGACTCCCTCCAAGAGCCCACAGTGTTGCCTGCATCCTTTCCTTTCCTGCTGGCAAACGGAAGCAGTGGTATTGCAGTCGGCATGGCCACCAATATGGCTCCCCACAATCTGCAGGAGATCTGTGACGCAATCTGTGCAGTCATTGAGAATCCGGATATCACCATTGATGAATTGATGGAATATATTAAAGGCCCTGACTTCCCTTCGGGGGCAATTATCTGTGGCATGAAAGGGATCAAGGATGCCTTCACCACCGGTAGAGGTAAGATTGTCATGCGTTCCTGTTATGAGATCGAAACCCACGACAGGGGACATGACCAGCTGGTGTTTACCGAGATTCCGTATCAGGTAAACAAGGCCGACCTTGTCAAGAAAATCGACGACTTGCGAAAAGATGGGGCAATCCCCTCCATTTCGACGGTCCGCGACGAATCTGACCGCAAGGGTATCCGCATTGTCATTGAGTTGAAGATGGGGTCCGAACCTATGGTCACGCTCAACCAGCTTTTCGCCAGAACGGCCTTGCAGACCAATTTCAACGTAAACAGCCTTGCCTTGGTAGATGGGAGACCCCGGTTGCTCACACTCAAGGAAATGCTTGTTTACTATATTCGCCATAGGGAAGAGGTTGTCACCAGGCGTGCCAGATATGATCTGAGAAAAGCCCAGGAACGGGCCCATATTCTCAGAGGGTTGAAGATCGGCCTGGATAATATCGATGAAGTAATCAGGATTATCAAAGAATCCAATGACAATACTGTTGCCGCTGAACATTTAATGGGTCGCTTTGGCCTCGATTTGTTGCAGGCGCAGGCGATAATCGATATGAAACTGGGAAGGCTTTCCCATCTTGAGACATCAAAAATCCTTGAGGAGTTGGGAGATCTCGAACAGAAGATTGCCTATTACCAGGATTTGCTTTCCGATGAGAAAAAAATTCTCAAGGTTGTGGAATCAGAGACCAGGGCAATGCCCGGCAGCCTTGCACCGAAAGACCACAGGCTTACGAAAATCCTGCGGGAGGAAATCGGACAGAGCACCCTTGAGGATTTCATCAAGGACGAGGAAGTTGTTGTCTTGATAAGCAACAAAGGTTTTGCCAAGAGAATCCCTTCTGAGGAATATGAAGCCCATGGGCGTGCCGGCAAGGGGACGAGGACTACAAAGCTTCAGGATGGAGATTTTGTAGACCATATGTTTGTTGCCTCGACCCATGAGTATGTCATGTTCGTCACTAATGCGGGCAAGGCTTACTATACCAAGGTGTTCGAGATTCCTGAGGCTTCGAAGACAGCCAAGGGAACCAGTATCAAAAATATTCTCCAGGTGGATACCACTGAGAAAATCACTTCGATTATCAGTTTCAAGGAATTCAGCGAAGACACCTATCTTATGATGGCTACCCGCCATGGGGTTATCAAGAAAGTATCTTTGAATAATTTCCGCAATGCAAAGACAAGGGGAATCATTGCCCTGAATCTTGATGAGGGTGATGAGCTCTTGCAGTGTGAGTTTGTCCAGGAAGGCGATGAGGTTATGCTGATCACCAAGAATGGCCAGGGGCTTCGGTTCTCCCAGAGTGATGTAAGGGCCATGGGGCGCGCATCTCACGGAGTCAGAGGCATAAGGCTGCTGGGCAAGGATGAGGTTGCTGGGCTTTTGAAAGTCGATTTTAACAAGCGGATTCTGATGGTTACCGAAAATGGCCAGGGAAAGCAAGTCACCTTTGACAGTTTCTCTGTACATGGGCGTGGGACACAGGGTCAGAAAATCTATCGCATCGGTGGAAAAGCATCCTGTATCGTCGGAGCTTTGGCAGTCAATGATGAAAACGATGTAGTATGTGTGACTCTGATGGGACAGACACTGAGGATTCATGTCAACCACATTTCCATCCAGGGAAGGAATGCCAGCGGCGTGAAAGTCGTAACGATGAAATCTGCAAAGGATTGTATCGTCGCAATTGCATCGACTTCCGGGGAAGATGATGATAACCCTGAGGATGTAGAAAAGGCCTTCGAGACTGATTCCATTCCAGGTGTTGTAGAGGAAATTGATTCCACTCCAGAAACCGAATAA